Proteins from one Ipomoea triloba cultivar NCNSP0323 chromosome 1, ASM357664v1 genomic window:
- the LOC116021034 gene encoding ubinuclein-1-like isoform X2, translating into MLFLVNGKQSDDDEDLDDVPDEDEYDTDDSFIDDTELDDYFQVDNSAIKHDGFFVNRGKLERIEPTSQQNQLPNKRRKKDQTKGQSGSDDGCNPNKPAKVGKKAGKSVPHAAGTSSPSYSVVMPTLYHENANVQNQEVNFDMQKTEVLHSKNVVDKLKESSETSNQRSNERISVPQEKSSGRSANISNGLDQSFQQGEKSGIYDQRLDPSAPEGKRSTQTVRRDGSSVRSKITMLEKAIRDLEKFVAESRPPNAEVQDGDNSSQAIKRRLPPEIKQKLAKVARYAQASHGKLSKELINRLMSIVGHLVQLRTLKRNLKIMINMGLSAKQEKDNRVQQIKREVAEMIKDRVPLMKSKAIEQQPGTSDDFQSVATEEKEAFKRKYCMDNALEDRICDLYDFYVEGLEEDAGPQVRKLYAELAAYWPNGFMDNHGIKRAICRAKDRRKTLYNRQKNQEKMRRNKILAQKEEDAYRVETTTHDQPVQIQEKSGVDARDHGSTATNKPISSTAAINVVGRIPVPSLGGTSLDRPKTEKVKGTGNSTDRHIATDALTKKKMKRKPEPESERELGEGQYLPEKLSSKQAEYKPQEPVAAPVRKPSIQLNEPPSFEELT; encoded by the exons ATGCTGTTCCTAGTTAAT ggaaagcaaagtgatgatgatgaagatcttGATGATGTTCCTGATGAGGATGAGTATGACACAGACGATTCTTTCATAGACGATACTGAGCTG GATGATTATTTTCAGGTTGATAACTCAGCTATAAAACATGATGGGTTCTTTGTCAACCGTGGGAAATTAGAGCGAAT TGAACCTACTTCTCAACAAAATCAGCTGCCAAATAAGCGAAGAAAGAAAGATCAGACCAAAGGTCAGTCTGGCAGTGATGATGGATGTAATCCAAATAAGCCTGCTAAAGTAGGAAAGAAGGCTGGGAAATCAGTACCGCATGCTGCCGGAACATCTAGTCCCTCTTATAGTGTTGTCATGCCAACTTTATATCATGAAAATGCTAATGTTCAGAATCAG GAGGTGAATTTTGACATGCAGAAGACTGAAGTTCTCCATTCCAAGAATGTTGttgataaattaaaagaaagttCTGAGACTTCCAACCAAAGGTCGAATGAAAGAATTTCTGTTCCTCAAGAAAAATCTTCTGGAAGATCTGCAAATATTTCCAATGGGCTAGATCAGTCTTTTCAGCAAGGAGAAAAAAGTGGAATTTATGATCAAAGGCTTGATCCAAGTGCTCCTGAGGGCAAGAGATCCACACAAACTGTG AGAAGGGATGGATCTAGTGTTAGATCAAAAATTACAATGCTTGAGAAGGCCATCAGAGACTTGGAGAAGTTTGTTGCAGAAT CAAGGCCACCTAACGCTGAGGTTCAAGATGGTGATAATTCATCTCAGGCTATCAAAAGGAGATTGCCACCTGAAATAAAGCAAAAACTGGCGAAAGTTGCTAGATACGCA CAGGCAAGCCATGGAAAATTATCAAAAGAGTTAATAAATCGTTTAATGAGTATTGTTGGCCACTTGGTACAGCTCCGGACATTAAAG AGAAATTTGAAGATCATGATTAATATGGGGTTGTCTGCAAAGCAGGAGAAGGATAACAGGGTGCAGCAAATAAAAAGGGAAGTTGCGGAGATGATAAAAGACCGAGTTCCACTTATGAAATCAAAg GCAATCGAACAACAGCCCGGAACTTCCGATGATTTCCAATCAGTTGCAACTGAAGAAAAAGAagcttttaaaagaaaatattgcaTGGATAATGCTCTAGAAGACAGAATATGTGATTTATATGATTTCTATGTTGAG GGACTGGAAGAAGATGCTGGTCCACAAGTCAGAAAGCTGTATGCAGAG CTTGCTGCATATTGGCCTAATGGATTCATGGATAACCATGGAATTAAACGTGCTATCTGTAGAGCCAAAGACAGAAGGAAGACATTATACAACCGGCAAAAG aatcaagagaaaatgagaaggaACAAGATTTTGGCTCAAAAGGAAGAAGATGCTTACAGAGTGGAAACTACTACTCATGATCAACCAGTGCAGATCCAAGAGAAGTCAGGAGTTGATGCCAGAGATCATGGTTCAACAGCAACAAATAAGCCAATCTCCAGTACTGCAGCAATAAATGTGGTTGGGCGCATACCTGTTCCCTCCCTGGGTGGCACTAGTTTGGATCGACCAAAAACCGAGAAAGTTAAGGGAACTGGTAATTCTACTGATAGACATATTGCAACAGATGCcttaacaaaaaagaaaatgaagaggaAACCAGAACCAGAATCAGAACGCGAGTTGGGTGAAGGTCAATATCTTCCAGAGAAGTTGTCTTCCAAACAAGCAGAGTACAAACCTCAGGAGCCAGTAGCTGCTCCTGTTCGAAAACCCAGTATTCAGTTAAATGAGCCTCCAAGCTTTGAAGAACTAACATAA
- the LOC116021034 gene encoding ubinuclein-1-like isoform X1, producing the protein MKPPIDEGSSGGEPGVGRVSTSYEAAGGRQRFTVELRPGETTIVSWKKLLKEATGLQSNGNGAPGPAPTASSAAAELQPLNLPLHNDSPDPGFSPEQPVEKEAKDAPPGNRLNAVIEKIERLYVGKQSDDDEDLDDVPDEDEYDTDDSFIDDTELDDYFQVDNSAIKHDGFFVNRGKLERIEPTSQQNQLPNKRRKKDQTKGQSGSDDGCNPNKPAKVGKKAGKSVPHAAGTSSPSYSVVMPTLYHENANVQNQEVNFDMQKTEVLHSKNVVDKLKESSETSNQRSNERISVPQEKSSGRSANISNGLDQSFQQGEKSGIYDQRLDPSAPEGKRSTQTVRRDGSSVRSKITMLEKAIRDLEKFVAESRPPNAEVQDGDNSSQAIKRRLPPEIKQKLAKVARYAQASHGKLSKELINRLMSIVGHLVQLRTLKRNLKIMINMGLSAKQEKDNRVQQIKREVAEMIKDRVPLMKSKAIEQQPGTSDDFQSVATEEKEAFKRKYCMDNALEDRICDLYDFYVEGLEEDAGPQVRKLYAELAAYWPNGFMDNHGIKRAICRAKDRRKTLYNRQKNQEKMRRNKILAQKEEDAYRVETTTHDQPVQIQEKSGVDARDHGSTATNKPISSTAAINVVGRIPVPSLGGTSLDRPKTEKVKGTGNSTDRHIATDALTKKKMKRKPEPESERELGEGQYLPEKLSSKQAEYKPQEPVAAPVRKPSIQLNEPPSFEELT; encoded by the exons ATGAAGCCTCCGATAGATGAAGGCAGCAGCGGCGGTGAACCGGGTGTCGGGAGGGTGTCGACGTCGTACGAGGCGGCGGGAGGTCGGCAGAGGTTCACGGTTGAGTTAAGACCGGGGGAGACAACAATCGTATCGTGGAAGAAGCTTCTAAAGGAGGCAACTGGTCTTCAGTCCAATGGTAATGGGGCTCCCGGCCCTGCCCCAACAGCCTCATCAGCTGCAGCTGAGCTTCAACCACTTAATCTTCCGCTACATAATGATTCCCCAGACCCTGGCTTCTCTCCA GAACAACCTGTTGAAAAGGAAGCTAAGGATGCTCCCCCTGGAAACCGTTTAAATGCTGTAATAGAGAAGATAGAACGCCTATATGTg ggaaagcaaagtgatgatgatgaagatcttGATGATGTTCCTGATGAGGATGAGTATGACACAGACGATTCTTTCATAGACGATACTGAGCTG GATGATTATTTTCAGGTTGATAACTCAGCTATAAAACATGATGGGTTCTTTGTCAACCGTGGGAAATTAGAGCGAAT TGAACCTACTTCTCAACAAAATCAGCTGCCAAATAAGCGAAGAAAGAAAGATCAGACCAAAGGTCAGTCTGGCAGTGATGATGGATGTAATCCAAATAAGCCTGCTAAAGTAGGAAAGAAGGCTGGGAAATCAGTACCGCATGCTGCCGGAACATCTAGTCCCTCTTATAGTGTTGTCATGCCAACTTTATATCATGAAAATGCTAATGTTCAGAATCAG GAGGTGAATTTTGACATGCAGAAGACTGAAGTTCTCCATTCCAAGAATGTTGttgataaattaaaagaaagttCTGAGACTTCCAACCAAAGGTCGAATGAAAGAATTTCTGTTCCTCAAGAAAAATCTTCTGGAAGATCTGCAAATATTTCCAATGGGCTAGATCAGTCTTTTCAGCAAGGAGAAAAAAGTGGAATTTATGATCAAAGGCTTGATCCAAGTGCTCCTGAGGGCAAGAGATCCACACAAACTGTG AGAAGGGATGGATCTAGTGTTAGATCAAAAATTACAATGCTTGAGAAGGCCATCAGAGACTTGGAGAAGTTTGTTGCAGAAT CAAGGCCACCTAACGCTGAGGTTCAAGATGGTGATAATTCATCTCAGGCTATCAAAAGGAGATTGCCACCTGAAATAAAGCAAAAACTGGCGAAAGTTGCTAGATACGCA CAGGCAAGCCATGGAAAATTATCAAAAGAGTTAATAAATCGTTTAATGAGTATTGTTGGCCACTTGGTACAGCTCCGGACATTAAAG AGAAATTTGAAGATCATGATTAATATGGGGTTGTCTGCAAAGCAGGAGAAGGATAACAGGGTGCAGCAAATAAAAAGGGAAGTTGCGGAGATGATAAAAGACCGAGTTCCACTTATGAAATCAAAg GCAATCGAACAACAGCCCGGAACTTCCGATGATTTCCAATCAGTTGCAACTGAAGAAAAAGAagcttttaaaagaaaatattgcaTGGATAATGCTCTAGAAGACAGAATATGTGATTTATATGATTTCTATGTTGAG GGACTGGAAGAAGATGCTGGTCCACAAGTCAGAAAGCTGTATGCAGAG CTTGCTGCATATTGGCCTAATGGATTCATGGATAACCATGGAATTAAACGTGCTATCTGTAGAGCCAAAGACAGAAGGAAGACATTATACAACCGGCAAAAG aatcaagagaaaatgagaaggaACAAGATTTTGGCTCAAAAGGAAGAAGATGCTTACAGAGTGGAAACTACTACTCATGATCAACCAGTGCAGATCCAAGAGAAGTCAGGAGTTGATGCCAGAGATCATGGTTCAACAGCAACAAATAAGCCAATCTCCAGTACTGCAGCAATAAATGTGGTTGGGCGCATACCTGTTCCCTCCCTGGGTGGCACTAGTTTGGATCGACCAAAAACCGAGAAAGTTAAGGGAACTGGTAATTCTACTGATAGACATATTGCAACAGATGCcttaacaaaaaagaaaatgaagaggaAACCAGAACCAGAATCAGAACGCGAGTTGGGTGAAGGTCAATATCTTCCAGAGAAGTTGTCTTCCAAACAAGCAGAGTACAAACCTCAGGAGCCAGTAGCTGCTCCTGTTCGAAAACCCAGTATTCAGTTAAATGAGCCTCCAAGCTTTGAAGAACTAACATAA